The Abyssisolibacter fermentans genome has a segment encoding these proteins:
- a CDS encoding ABC transporter permease codes for MKKHTSIEDKVIPIIFIGIIILLWHISVSYGYIQPYMLPLPKDVIITFFKILPECKEHILVTVQEAVYGLLIAVVFSIILASLMDNIKILRKAIYPVLVISQTIPVIVLSPLFAVWFGMYMLPKVIMVVIVCFFPIVISLLEGLESVDEDLINMMKSMGASKFKIFTLVKFPASMVNFFSGLKVAATYSFMGAIIGEWMGGKAGLGLYILRVKKSFLVDKLFAAILLIIIFSMMIFKIISYMQYRFMPWTREK; via the coding sequence ATGAAAAAACATACAAGTATAGAGGATAAAGTTATACCAATAATTTTTATAGGTATAATAATATTATTATGGCATATTAGTGTTAGTTATGGTTACATTCAACCATATATGTTACCTTTACCTAAAGATGTCATAATTACATTCTTTAAGATACTTCCTGAGTGTAAAGAACATATATTAGTAACCGTTCAAGAAGCAGTATATGGATTACTAATAGCTGTAGTATTTTCAATAATACTAGCATCATTAATGGATAATATTAAAATTTTAAGGAAAGCAATATACCCAGTGTTAGTTATATCTCAGACAATACCAGTTATAGTTTTATCTCCACTGTTTGCAGTGTGGTTTGGAATGTATATGCTTCCTAAGGTTATAATGGTTGTAATAGTATGTTTTTTTCCTATAGTAATAAGTCTTTTAGAAGGACTTGAATCAGTTGATGAAGATTTAATTAACATGATGAAATCAATGGGGGCTTCAAAGTTTAAAATATTTACTTTGGTAAAATTTCCAGCATCAATGGTAAACTTTTTTTCAGGCTTAAAGGTAGCTGCAACATATAGTTTTATGGGTGCAATTATTGGAGAGTGGATGGGTGGCAAAGCAGGTTTAGGTTTATATATACTAAGAGTAAAAAAATCATTTTTAGTAGATAAACTTTTTGCAGCAATTTTGTTAATAATAATATTTAGTATGATGATCTTTAAAATAATATCATATATGCAGTATAGATTCATGCCATGGACAAGAGAAAAATAA